The genomic region CCAAGGCGTTGTTCGTCTCATCGACAACGATATTGATCTCCCCTTCCGGGACCGAAGGGGGTTCTTCTTTTGGAGCCAGAGCCGGTGGGGCCGCAGGTGCGGGCCTCACCCCCCTTGGCGTAGGCTCGGCAGGCGTCACCTTCTCCTTAAATTCGGCCTTTTTATCTTTGACGGTTACAAAGATCTGTTTTAAAACGTCAGCCAGATCTTTGGCCTTCATGTTCTGGGCAAAGTAGACGTGTACGCCCATTTTGGTCCCCTCGGGGGGCATCCGGTCGAGCTCCCTGAGCCACCCCTCTACCTTCTCGAAGATGCCCGGAATGGAGCTCACCACCAGGAGAGAATTGATCCTTGAAATGGGCGTGAAGGTGATGCCCACACCCCTTCCCGATTTGACAGAGACCTCGAAGGAGGAAAAGATGCGTTCCATCTCCTTGGCGATCTCCGTGACATCGGCGTTGAGGATGGGGTAAATCCGCACTTTGAGGTCGGCGAAGATATCGAGATCGAACAGGGCGATGATGTCCAGGGCCTTTTTGACGTTTGAGGCGAGATCGCCGATGATCAAGATGTTATGGGGGGGATGCTCTACGAGATCGGCCCCGTCGGAGAGAAAGGGTTTGAGCATCTTCGATACTTCGGCCACGGGGATGAACTTCAATGGGACGATCTGAATGACATATCTTCCGTCCGCAACGGTCTTCCCAGGTTCGATCCTTTCGGAGGGAGGGATGGGCAGTTTCTTGGCTTCTCCGAAAGGAACGATCTCATAGAGGTTCTCCTTTTTGACCGCCGTGGCCCCGTTGATCCTCAGGATCGACTGAAAGACGGAGAAGACCTCCTCCGTCGAGATGGGGCTTGTGGTCCGGATGTTGACCACCCCTTTGACCCTCGGGTCGATGACGTAGTTGATCTTCATCACCTCGGCCATCACCCGGATCACCTCGTAGATATCGGCGTTGTCGAAATTGAAGACCACGCCCGCACCCGTTCGGGTCTCCGTCGGCCTTGCAGGAGGGGATGGCAGGGTTGGTGCCGATGAAGACGGGGGTTG from Thermodesulfobacteriota bacterium harbors:
- the gspD gene encoding type II secretion system secretin GspD — encoded protein: MTLPSAAPPSSSLVSQASVQRPQPPSSSAPTLPSPPARPTETRTGAGVVFNFDNADIYEVIRVMAEVMKINYVIDPRVKGVVNIRTTSPISTEEVFSVFQSILRINGATAVKKENLYEIVPFGEAKKLPIPPSERIEPGKTVADGRYVIQIVPLKFIPVAEVSKMLKPFLSDGADLVEHPPHNILIIGDLASNVKKALDIIALFDLDIFADLKVRIYPILNADVTEIAKEMERIFSSFEVSVKSGRGVGITFTPISRINSLLVVSSIPGIFEKVEGWLRELDRMPPEGTKMGVHVYFAQNMKAKDLADVLKQIFVTVKDKKAEFKEKVTPAEPTPRGVRPAPAAPPALAPKEEPPSVPEGEINIVVDETNNALVIRAFERDYRTILETIKKLDIYPRQVLIEVLLAEITLDDENRFGVEFLKLLDTASHGRFQQTIDIGPTTVSGIGIKYSIVETAGRFSAAIKAAAKDERLNVISSPHILASNNKEARIQIGVSQPVLTTTYTTTATATTNVVEGTIEYKDVGIIITVTPRISDGGLVTMELTIEDSKVDTTALGTLQNIPVFRKKIAKTVLSVLEGQTIVIGGLLEDSKTTKKSGIPYLSKIPLIGWLFGTHEREKDKKELILLMTPHIITDHIRSKAVTEEFKEKLEGIKKELESWGEKRRKER